Proteins from a genomic interval of Trichoderma breve strain T069 chromosome 2, whole genome shotgun sequence:
- a CDS encoding glucosidase II beta subunit-like domain-containing protein, with protein MQHPKSLALLSVMCSLTVAAAGSVPRGVGPEFISHYQNKEFACIANPSIVISIDRVNDNTCDCPDGSDEPGTAACAFIDPLSPEQPLYGSPSGTTNATRTLPGFWCNNKGHIGAYIPFTFVNDGICDYDVCCDGSDENGSANGVKCENRCAAIGKEYRRLAEERKKAHAKAIVKKQEMIKQASELRQQAEARVTALEKDVKDLEVKKEELEREYARVQNEEAGKIVRRKAGAGGKLGVLLGLAKDRVEELREALRLVTEDREIMRGKKNELEAILAQLKQDHDPNSKDEVVNAAVKSFEDWTAREASADQSEFLESDINEILKEDDETNGVNWKAFEEHQDDTDILYDFDAYIPPFIRDVLHDKIRIVRKWLISNGMMADPAADGSESSAVKAAREAAEGAAQELSHKSRELEQERSDLQKDFGPSDIFRAIQGKCAEIDAGEYTYELCWLDKTLQKSKKGHASTNMGNYARIDIAIADEEDRVDGKSLGSGPRMVMRYENGQTCWNGPQRRTDVWLGCAETEEIWRVSEAEKCVYKLEVGTPAACEDETVKKSHEKDEL; from the exons ATGCAGCACCCAAAGAGTTTGGCGCTGCTGAGCGTCATGTGCTCGCTTAcagtggctgctgctggcagcgTGCCGCGCGGAGTTGGACCAGAGT TCATCTCTCATTACCAAAACAAGGAGTTTGCTTGCATCGCCAACCcctccatcgtcatcagcatAGATCGTGTCAATGACAACACCTGCGATTGTCCAGACGGCTCAGACGAGCCTGGCACTGCTGCGTGTGCCTTCATCgaccctctctctcccgaGCAGCCCCTGTATGGCAGCCCTTCTGGAACTACAAATGCCACCCGCACCCTGCCCGGATTCTGGTGCAACAACAAGGGACACATTGGAGCCTACATTCCGTTTACATTCGTCAACGATGGCATCTGCGATTACGATGTCTGCTGCGATGGATCTGACGAGAACGGCAGTGCCAACGGTGTCAAGTGCGAGAACCGCTGTGCAGCCATAGGCAAAGAGTACCGGAGACtggcagaagagagaaagaaggccCATGCAAAGGCCATTgtcaagaagcaagaaatgaTCAAGCAAGCATCGGAACTTCGTCAACAAGCCGAGGCTCGCGTCACCGCTCTGGAGAAGGACGTCAAGGATCTCGAGGTCAAGAAGGAAGAATTGGAGCGCGAGTATGCTCGAGTCCAAAACGAAGAAGCAGGTAAGATTGTGCGACGTAAAGCCGGTGCCGGGGGTAAACTCGGTGTCCTCCTTGGTCTCGCCAAGGACAGAGTTGAAGAGTTGCGGGAGGCTCTCAGACTGGTCACGGAGGACCGCGAAATCATGCgcggcaagaagaacgagcTCGAAGCCATTCTCGCGCAGCTCAAGCAAGATCATGACCCCAACTCCAAGGATGAGGTAGTCAATGCTGCGGTCAAGTCTTTTGAAGACTGGACAGCCCGCGAAGCCTCCGCTGACCAGTCCGAGTTCCTCGAGTCCGATATCAACGAGATCCTCaaagaggacgatgagacCAACGGAGTGAACTGGAAAGCATTCGAAGAGCATCAAGATGACACGGACATTC TCTACGATTTTGACGCTTACATCCCTCCCTTTATCCGCGATGTGCTTCATGACAAAATCAGGATTGTTCGTAAATGGCTAATTTCTAATGGCATGATGGCCGATCCGGCCGCCGATGGTTCAGAATCGAGTGCTGTCAAAGCTGCTCGGGAGGCGGCCGAAGGAGCCGCGCAGGAGCTCAGTCACAAGTCTAGGGAGCTTGAGCAAGAGAGGTCAGATCTCCAGAAGGATTTTGGGCCGTCTGACATTTTCCGCGCCATCCAGGGCAAGTGTGCTGAGATTGATGCCGGTGAGTATACGTACGAGCTCTGCTGGCTCGACAAGACTCTCcaaaagtccaagaaggGACACGCTTCCACCAATATGGGCAACTATGCGCGAATCGATATTGCAATTGCGGATGAGGAAGATAGGGTGGACGGTAAGAGCTTGGGCAGCGGTCCCAGGATGGTAATGCGATACGAGAACGGTCAGACTTGCTGGAACGGCCCTCAGAGACGAACCGACGTCTGGCTCGGATGCGCGGAAACGGAAGAGATCTGGAGGGTTAGCGAGGCCGAGAAGTGTGTCTACAAGCTGGAGGTGGGAACGCCGGCAGCCTGCGAGGACGAAACTGTCAAGAAATCGCATGAAAAGGATGAACTGTAA
- a CDS encoding methyltransferase domain-containing protein, producing the protein MGEAELPAQNAGSSTYTPFLLRLYDLVVLSISNNYAWKCSTEKVQLPLFKSALGTKHLDVGVGTGYFPANAVRTQSSCKEITLVDLNPNTLNLAASRITTAQKSIKVHTVVADATEPLPLPAGATFDSVSIFYLLHCIAGPPERKNKVFDLLKDYVAENGVLVGTTILGEERPMNWLARRLMTIYNDKGIFDNWKDSRAVFEEGLRRNFGEVDIQIIGRTMVFTARNPKRAT; encoded by the coding sequence ATGGGTGAAGCAGAGTTACCAGCACAGAATGCTGGCTCATCAACTTACACTCCCTTCCTGCTACGACTATACGACTTGGTAGTTCTGAGCATATCAAACAACTACGCGTGGAAGTGTTCGACAGAAAAAGTACAACTACCCCTTTTCAAATCTGCTCTAGGAACCAAACAtcttgatgttggtgttggcacGGGTTACTTCCCTGCCAATGCCGTCAGGACACAAAGCTCTTGCAAAGAGATTACACTCGTCGACCTGAACCCCAATACACTGAACCTGGCAGCTTCTCGCATCACTACAGCACAGAAGAGCATCAAAGTACACACCGTCGTGGCCGATGCGACCGaaccgctgccgctgccagcAGGCGCAACATTCGACTCCGTGAGCATCTTCTACTTGCTACACTGCATTGCTGGACCGCCAGAGAGGAAAAACAAGGTTTTCGATCTGTTAAAGGACTACGTTGCCGAGAACGGCGTTCTAGTAGGAACAACCATcttgggagaggagaggccGATGAACTGGCTCGCGAGACGACTCATGACGATATACAACGATAAGGGCATATTCGACAACTGGAAGGACAGCAGAGCCGTGTTCGAGGAGGGCTTACGGCGGAACTTTGGCGAGGTGGACATCCAGATCATCGGCAGGACCATGGTGTTTACCGCAAGGAATCCCAAAAGGGCAACATAG
- a CDS encoding FAT domain-containing protein: protein MAQAQQVALERLEYITRGLRSRTSDDLRKRSAIQLRELVTVCHRDLSPEQFLTFYNNVNNKITQLITHGSDSAERLGGIYALDSLVDFEGVDVAAKYTRFTQNLKTILRGKDTMPMRHAAIALGKLCRPGGAMISELVDSEVNTALEWLQNDRVEERRYSAVLVLRELARNAPTLMYQYIPTIFDWIWVGLRDPRQLIRETSAETVSACFRIIRERDQEMKQIWMSKIYNEARQGLKVNTVESIHASLLVLKELLEQGGMYMQEHYQEACDIVFKHKDHRDPTTRKTVVLLIPDLASYSPADFAHSWLHKFMVYLSGMLKKDKERNDAFLAIGNIANSVKSAIAPYLDGVLIYVREGLSVQSRKRGSVDPVFDCISRLAVAVGQTLSKYMEALLDPIFACDLTPKLTQALVDMAFYIPPVKPIIQERLLDMLSVVLCGEPFKPLGAPQPNTLTSVPTIAKDAKDPQAYENRKTEIKLALNTLGSFDFSGHVLNEFVRDVAIKYVEDEDPEIREAAALTCCQLYVRDPIVNQTSYHALQVVGDVIEKLLTVGISDPEPNIRRTVLAALDERFDRHLAKAENIRILFFALNDEVFSIREVAISIIGRLARFNPAYVIPSLRKTLIQMLTELEFSDVARNKEESAKLLSLLVQNAQSLIKPYVEPMISVLLPKANDPSPTVAATILKAIGELATVGGEDMLPYKDRLMPLIIDALQDQSSNIKREAALHSLGQLASNSGYVIQPYLEYPQLLEILQAIIRTEDQRGPLRQETIKLMGILGALDPYKHQVEEKTPEMQRRSESNQMTDISLMMTGLTPSNKEYFPTVVINALLQILKDHSLAQHHAAVIEAIMNIFRTLGLECVSFLDRIVPAFLLVIRSCPPTRLESYFNQLATLVSIVRQHIRNYLPEIVEILQEYWHKSASLQTTILSLVEAISRSLEGEFKIYLASLLPLMLGVLDKDVSTKRTPSEKVLHAFLVFGASAEEYMHLIIPVIVRTFEKQGQPTFIRKQAIDTIGKISRQVNLNDFAAKIIHPLTRVLDNGEPMLRLAALDTLCALIQHQNYDLLVSKLQKGEVLPQDLTSDARLLDIGDETPFADLGTKKLEMNAIHLKAAWDTKGKSTKEDWQEWLRRFSTTLLTESPNHALRACASLASVYLPLARELFNSAFVSCWSELYEQFQDELIQNIESAIKSENVPPDLLGLLLNLAEFMEHDDKALPIDIRVLGREAARCHAYAKALHYKELEFLQDQSSGAVEALIVINNQLQQSDAAIGILRKAQLYKEGIQLRETWFEKLERWEEALASYNKREREVPADQPIPIDIVMGKMRCLHALGEWDALASLTGSTWANSAPEVQRMIAPLATAAAWGLGKWDSMDNYLSSLKRYSPDRSFFGAILALHRNQFREAIACIEQAREGLDTELSALVSESYNRAYQVVVRVQMLAELEELIVYKQCDERKQVTMRKTWETRLEGCQRNVEVWQRMLRLRALVIAPGENIRMWIKFANLCRKSGRMGLAEKSLKQLIGSDAPLEALIPYWNDTKQAAAAPRNAPPAQVIYGMLKYQWELGQQPNMKATGIAERTLYCLQRFTNDSAHRLDVAKAHLTAQAGSEVNLPLEYGFQNQVDPSVMSPQTQRALVDQTVLLAKCYLRQGEWQIALNKDDWQYTKIQDILASYSQATKYNPRWYKAWHAWALANFEIVQTLSARGEGQLSRADQTMIIEHVVPAIQGFFKSIALSAGSSLQDTLRLLTLWFTHGGNSDVNTSVTEGFANVSIDTWLEVIPQLIARINQPNKRVQQSVHNLLADVGRAHPQALVYPLTVAMKSWQNSRRSRSAAQIMDSMRQHSANLVAQADTVSHELIRVAVLWHELWHEGLEEASRLYFGDHNIEGMFAALEPLHEQLERGPETLREISFAQAFGRDLKEAQDWCHQYETSRDVNDLNQAWDLYYQVFRRITRQLPQVTSLELTYCSPKLLNAKNLDLAVPGTYKSGQPIVRIMSFESTFTVINSKQRPRKLNANGSDGVSYAFLLKGHEDIRQDERVMQLFGLCNTLLANDSECYKRHLNIQRYPAIPLSQNSGLLGWVPNSDTLHVLIREYRESRKILLNIEHRIMLQMAPDYDNLTLMQKVEVFGYALDNTTGQDLYRVLWLKSKSSEAWLERRTNYTRSLGVMSMVGYILGLGDRHPSNLMLDRVTGKIIHIDFGDCFEVATKREKYPERVPFRLTRMLTYAMEVSNIEGSFRITCEHVMRVLRDNKESVMAVLEAFIHDPLLTWRLTNAASPAGPNFRSEREVALAGPHAMRARRQSILDADVAPSELMANVESSAPPMARNRARTNSSTIPEGAQANGAEERESQNARAIEVLDRVSQKLTGRDFKPNEELDIINQVNKLIIEATKLENLCQHYIGWCSFW, encoded by the exons ATGGCGCAGGCACAGCAGGTCGCCCTAGAGCGGCTCGAATATATCACGAGGGGATTGCGGTCAAG AACCAGCGACGATTTGCGCAAGCGATCGGCTATCCAGCTCCGAGAGCTGGTGACTGTATGCCATCGAG ATCTTAGCCCCGAGCAATTCCTCACCTTCTACAACAATGTTAACAATAAAATCACCCAACTCATCACACATGGCAGCGACTCCGCAGAGAGGCTGGGCGGCATCTATGCCTTGGATTCTCTCGTTGATTTTGAGGGCGTGGACGTGGCCGCCAAGTATACCCGCTTCACACAGAACCTAAAGACTATTCTACGTGGCAAGGATACTATGCCTATGCGGCATGCTGCGATTGCCCTTGGAAAGCTTTGTCGACCTGGAGGGGCCATGATTTCGGAGCTGGTTGACTCCGAGGTGAACACTGCACTTGAATGGCTGCAGAATGACCGAGTCGAGGAACGACGATACAGTGCAGTTCTCGTCCTGCGGGAGCTTGCGCGAAATGCACCTACCCTCATGTACCAGTATATCCCGACCATTTTTGATTGGATCTGGGTCGGCCTTCGTGATCCAAGACAGCTCATTCGCGAAACATCGGCCGAGACCGTCAGCGCTTGTTTCCGCATCATTCGGGAGCGAGAccaagagatgaagcaaataTGGATGAGCAAGATCTACAACGAGGCGAGACAGGGCCTGAAAGTAAACACGGTCGAGTCAATCCACGCATCATTACTGGTTTTGAAGGAGCTTTTGGAACAAGGTGGCATGTACATGCAAGAGCATTACCAGGAAGCCTGCGATATCGTCTTCAAGCACAAAGATCATCGTGACCCGACCACGCGAAAGACTGTGGTGCTCCTGATACCAGACCTGGCAAGCTACTCGCCAGCCGATTTCGCCCATTCTTGGCTTCACAAGTTCATGGTCTATCTCTCTGGCATGCtgaaaaaggacaaagagCGCAACGACGCTTTCCTCGCCATCGGAAACATAGCAAACTCAGTCAAGAGTGCCATCGCCCCCTACCTGGACGGCGTTCTGATCTACGTGAGAGAAGGCCTCAGCGTACAATCTCGCAAGAGGGGCTCTGTAGATCCAGTCTTTGACTGTATCAGCCGTCTTGCCGTGGCTGTCGGCCAGACTCTCAGCAAATACATGGAGGCACTCCTTGACCCCATCTTTGCCTGCGACTTGACGCCTAAGCTGACGCAGGCCCTGGTCGACATGGCATTCTATATCCCGCCCGTCAAGCCCATTATCCAAGAAAGGCTGCTGGACATGTTGAGCGTTGTCCTCTGCGGTGAACCCTTCAAGCCTCTCGGCGCGCCGCAGCCAAACACTCTAACCTCGGTGCCGACTATCGCAAAGGATGCCAAGGATCCACAGGCGTATGAAAATCGCAAGACGGAGATCAAACTTGCATTGAACACTCTCGGGAGCTTTGATTTCTCTGGTCATGTTTTGAACGAGTTTGTTCGTGACGTGGCCATCAAGTACGTTGAGGACGAGGATCCGGAAATTCGAGAAGCGGCGGCTCTCACTTGCTGCCAGCTTTACGTCCGAGATCCCATTGTCAACCAGACCAGTTATCATGCCCTCCAGGTCGTTGGGGATGTCATTGAAAAGTTACTCACTGTCGGTATATCTGACCCAGAGCCGAATATTCGGCGGACTGTGCTGGCTGCTCTTGACGAACGGTTTGATCGTCACCTTGCCAAGGCAGAAAACATCcgcatcctcttcttcgctttAAATGACGAAGTGTTCTCTATCAGGGAAGTTGCCATCTCTATTATCGGTCGACTTGCTAGGTTTAACCCGGCATATGTTATTCCCTCCTTGCGAAAGACTCTCATCCAGATGCTTACTGAACTCGAGTTTTCAGATGTGGCACGGAATAAGGAGGAGAGTGCCAAACTACTGAGCCTCTTGGTTCAAAACGCACAGTCACTGATTAAGCCATATGTCGAGCCAATGATCTCTGTTCTTCTCCCCAAGGCCAACGATCCCAGCCCCACGGTCGCTGCTACCATTTTGAAAGCTATTGGAGAGCTGGCCACTGTCGGCGGCGAAGACATGCTGCCGTACAAAGACCGTCTAATGCCGCTCATCATTGATGCCCTGCAAGATCAGAGCTCAAACATAAAACGAGAGGCGGCTCTCCActctcttggccagctggcaAGTAATTCTGGATATGTGATACAACCTTACCTAGAGTATCCTCAACTATTAGAAATTCTCCAAGCCATTATTAGGACAGAGGATCAGAGAGGTCCTTTGCGACAAGAGACCATTAAGCTTATGGGTATTTTGGGCGCATTGGATCCCTACAAACATCAG GTTGAGGAAAAGACACCCGAAATGCAACGACGCTCAGAGTCAAATCAGATGACAGACATATCACTGATGATGACTGGATTAACACCGTCTAACAAAGAGTACTTTCCTACCGTCGTCATCAACGCACTCCTCCAGATTCTCAAGGACCACTCCCTGGCTCAGCATCATGCCGCCGTTATCGAGGCTATTATGAATATCTTCAGAACGTTAGGACTAGAATGCGTGTCATTCTTGGATAGAATCGTTCCTGCATTCTTGCTTGTTATTCGATCATGCCCCCCTACCCGCTTGGAGTCGTACTTCAATCAGCTGGCCACATTGGTGAGCATTGTACGACAGCACATCAGAAATTATCTTCCAGAGATTGTAGAGATTCTTCAGGAATACTGGCACAAGTCGGCTTCATTACAGACTACGATCTTGTCCTTGGTTGAAGCCATCTCTCGGTCTCTGGAGGGTGAGTTTAAAATCTACCTGGCGTCACTTCTCCCTCTCATGCTTGGTGTGCTCGACAAGGACGTGTCCACAAAGCGAACGCCGTCCGAGAAGGTATTGCACGCCTTTTTGGTATTTGGAGCGAGTGCTGAAGAGTACATGCACCTTATTATACCCGTTATTGTTAGGACCTTTGAGAAGCAGGGGCAGCCAACGTTTATCAGGAAGCAAGCGATTGACACCATTGGCAAAATTTCCCGTCAAGTGAATTTGAACGATTTTGCGGCCAAGATTATTCATCCTCTAACGAGAGTGCTCGACAATGGAGAACCCATGTTGAGGCTCGCCGCGCTTGATACACTCTGTGCGTTG ATCCAGCATCAGAACTATGATCTCCTTGTTAGCAAGCTGCAGAAAGGCGAGGTTTTACCGCAAGACTTGACATCAGACGCCCGCCTCTTGGACATTGGTGATGAAACTCCTTTTGCAGATCTGGGTACtaagaagctggagatgaaTGCCATCCACCTGAAAGCTGCGTGGGATACCAAAGGAAAGTCAACAAAGGAGGATTGGCAGGAGTGGCTACGAAGATTCAGCACCACGCTTCTTACAGAGTCGCCAAACCACGCCCTGAGGGCATGCGCCAGCCTTGCGAGCGTCTACTTGCCTCTAGCCCGAGAGCTTTTCAACTCGGCCTTTGTTTCATGTTGGAGCGAGCTTTATGAACAGTTCCAAGACGAACTAATTCAAAATATCGAGAGCGCCATCAAATCGGAGAATGTACCGCCAGATTTGCTTGGCCTCTTGCTCAACTTGGCCGAGTTCATGGAACACGATGACAAGGCTTTGCCCATCGACATTCGGGTTCTCGGTAGAGAGGCTGCTCGTTGTCACGCCTACGCCAAAGCGCTGCATTACAAAGAACTGGAATTCTTACAGGATCAAAGCAGTGGAGCCGTAGAAGCCCTGATTGTGATCAACAATCAGCTACAGCAGTCAGATGCTGCTATTGGTATCTTGCGGAAGGCTCAGCTATACAAGGAAGGCATTCAGCTGCGCGAGACATGGTTTGAGAAGTTGGAGCGATGGGAGGAAGCTTTGGCATCCTACAACAAGCGAGAAAGAGAGGTGCCTGCTGACCAACCCATCCCCATTGATATTGTTATGGGCAAGATGCGTTGTCTTCACGCCTTAGGTGAATGGGACGCTCTCGCTAGCTTGACCGGCAGCACATGGGCCAATTCTGCACCCGAAGTCCAAAGAATGATTGCGCCGCTCGCTACGGCTGCCGCGTGGGGTCTCGGCAAGTGGGATTCGATGGATAACTACCTGTCTTCTCTCAAGAGATACTCTCCAGATAGGTCATTCTTCGGTGCCATCCTCGCCCTTCATCGGAACCAGTTCAGAGAGGCCATTGCTTGCATTGAACAAGCTCGTGAAGGCTTGGATACAGAACTTAGTGCTCTTGTTAGCGAGTCATATAACCGGGCGTACCAAGTCGTTGTCAGAGTTCAGATGCTTGCTGAGCTGGAAGAGTTGATTGTATACAAGCAATGTGATGAGAGGAAACAGGTCACTATGCGCAAGACCTGGGAAACAAGACTGGAAGGTTGCCAGCGTAACGTGGAGGTTTGGCAGCGAATGCTGCGGCTACGTGCCCTGGTCATTGCTCCCGGGGAGAACATTCGCATGTGGATCAAGTTTGCCAACCTTTGCCGCAAGTCGGGCCGTATGGGACTGGCTGAGAAGTCGCTGAAACAGCTAATCGGGTCTGATGCGCCGCTCGAAGCCCTGATCCCGTACTGGAACGATACCAaacaggcagcagcagcaccgcgCAACGCCCCGCCTGCCCAAGTCATTTACGGCATGCTCAAGTATCAATGGGAACTTGGCCAGCAGCCTAACATGAAGGCTACGGGAATTGCTGAGAGAACTCTATACTGCTTACAGCGATTTACCAATGACTCTGCCCATCGTCTAGACGTTGCAAAGGCTCATCTTACTGCTCAGGCAGGAAGCGAAGTGAACCTGCCACTCGAGTATGGCTTCCAAAACCAAGTTGATCCTTCTGTGATGAGCCCACAGACACAGCGAGCGTTGGTCGATCAGACAGTGCTGTTGGCGAAATGCTACTTGCGACAAGGCGAGTGGCAGATTGCTCTCAACAAGGATGATTGGCAATACACCAAGATTCAGGACATTCTAGCCTCCTACTCCCAAGCAACCAAGTACAACCCCCGCTGGTACAAGGCCTGGCATGCCTGGGCGCTTGCCAACTTTGAGATTGTTCAGACCTTGTCCGCTAGAGGTGAAGGACAGTTATCAAGGGCAGACCAGACGATGATCATCGAACATGTCGTGCCAGCCATCCAAGGTTTCTTCAAGTCCATTGCGCTATCCGCCGGCAGCTCGCTTCAAGATACGCTGCGTCTATTGACGTTGTGGTTCACTCACGGAGGCAATTCAGATGTCAACACGTCTGTGACCGAGGGTTTTGCAAACGTCAGCATTGACACATGGCTGGAGGTGATACCTCAACTCATTGCTAGAATCAATCAGCCAAACAAGCGTGTGCAGCAGTCGGTACACAATCTGCTAGCTGACGTTGGCCGGGCTCACCCGCAGGCGTTGGTCTACCCACTTACCGTAGCCATGAAGTCATGGCAGAATAGTCGACGTTCGAGGTCCGCAGCACAAATCATGGACAGCATGCGTCAGCACAGCGCCAACCTCGTTGCCCAAGCAGACACGGTTAGTCATGAGTTGATTCGAGTTGCGGTACTCTGGCACGAACTCTGGCATGAGGGTTTGGAAGAGGCATCGCGGTTGTACTTTGGCGACCACAACATCGAGGGCATGTTTGCGGCACTGGAACCTCTTCATGAACAGTTGGAGAGGGGCCCTGAGACTTTGAGGGAGATATCATTCGCACAGGCCTTTGGGCGCGATCTTAAGGAAGCCCAAGACTGGTGCCACCAATATGAGACGAGCCGGGATGTTAACGATCTTAACCAAGCTTGGGATCTCTATTATCAAGTCTTCCGTCGCATCACAAGACAGCTGCCGCAGGTCACAAGCCTGGAGCTTACGTACTGCTCCCCTAAACTACTGAACGCGAAGAACCTCGATCTGGCTGTTCCGGGAACATACAAGAGTGGACAGCCCATCGTGAGGATTATGTCCTTTGAATCAACCTTTACCGTCATCAACTCAAAGCAGAGGCCGAGAAAACTAAACGCTAATGGCAGTGATGGTGTTTCATACGCTTTCCTGCTCAAGGGTCATGAAGACATTCGACAGGACGAGCGTGTGATGCAGCTGTTTGGCCTTTGCAACACTCTATTGGCAAACGATTCCGAATGCTACAAGAGACATCTCAACATTCAGCGCTATCCTGCCATTCCGCTCTCGCAGAACTCTGGATTGCTGGGATGGGTTCCGAATAGTGACACACTGCACGTCCTCATCCGTGAGTATCGCGAGAGTCGCAAGATTCTCCTCAACATTGAGCACCGAATCATGCTCCAGATGGCACCAGACTACGACAACCTAACGCTCATGCAAAAGGTAGAAGTGTTTGGGTATGCTTTGGACAACACGACAGGCCAAGATCTTTACCGTGTTCTCTGGCTGAAGTCCAAGTCGTCAGAAGCTTGGTTGGAGAGGCGGACAAATTACACTCGTTCCTTGGGCGTCATGTCCATGGTGGGCTATATCTTGGGTCTGGGAGATCGCCACCCTTCGAATCTTATGCTCGATCGCGTCACTGGCAAGATTATTCATATTGACTTTGGCGACTGTTTTGAAGTTGCTACGAAGCGTGAAAAGTATCCCGAGAGAGTGCCTTTCCGACTAACCCGTATGTTGACGTATGCCATGGAGGTCAGCAACATTGAAGGAAGCTTCAGAATCACATGTGAGCACGTAATGAGGGTCTTGCGAGACAACAAGGAGAGCGTAATGGCTGTATTGGAAGCG TTTATTCATGACCCTCTCCTCACTTGGAGACTCACTAATGCTGCCTCTCCGGCTGGGCCTAACTTCCGCTCCGAACGCGAAGTGGCGCTTGCGGGCCCCCACGCAATGCGAGCGCGACGACAGTCTATCCTGGATGCCGATGTTGCACCATCTGAGCTTATGGCAAATGTTGAATCTTCAGCACCCCCCATGGCTAGGAACAGGGCCCGCACAAACAGCTCAACGATACCAGAAGGTGCCCAGGCCAACGGCgcggaagagagagagagccaaaACGCCAGAGCGATCGAAGTGCTCGACCGCGTTTCACAGAAGCTGACTGGACGCGATTTCAAGCCTAACGAGGAGCTAGATATCATTAACCAAGTGaacaagctcatcatcgaAGCTACGAAATTGGAGAATCTGTGTCAGCACTATATCGGATGGTGCAGTTTCTGGTAG
- a CDS encoding grap2 and cyclin-D-interacting domain-containing protein has translation MAPAPDAAALESLETLVKTAGALLKQLQDVLGEIRNNPETVSTPATSSASTTPLDALALARDSATLIKAHATKVSLLIINKPFTPSAISSVVRELVTGPIPGLAASVQACDSNGYTLVFRRELAWRCQRVLSELADLLQKIPKDGKVLTKENEGFGASGKGSIASTGVLWASCDKVISLANGGVSGFFVEKMNEWKDTLNDIMEEMKEWGDEEPDEDDDNDDDDEDDVDDLADQVGSTHISTQNILDDLMNSHRSIPASDPDGIRPRLESSLRRLRLVILLYQAITKRRMKKLPSLPQSSAGDKVPRRLDELATLLQKLPDSFGDLACAFYELRPREIDDAMDQCFLDAFAVSELLSESWDGSRDEFTEWTEKFQKEIKKA, from the coding sequence ATGGCTCCGGCTCCTGATGCTGCGGCTCTGGAGAGTCTCGAGACCCTCGTCAAGACCGCAGGAGCTCTTCTGAAGCAGCTTCAAGATGTGCTGGGTGAAATCCGAAACAACCCAGAAACCGTCTCGACACCAGCAACTtcgtcagcatcaacaacgcctctcgatgccctcgccCTGGCCCGCGATTCTGCCACTCTCATAAAAGCTCATGCCACCAAAGTCTCGCTGCTCATCATAAACAAGCCCTTCACTCCGAGCGCAATCTCGTCCGTAGTCCGCGAGCTCGTCACCGGTCCTATACCCGGTCTTGCGGCGTCCGTCCAGGCTTGCGATTCCAACGGATACACTCTGGTATTCCGGCGCGAGCTGGCATGGAGGTGTCAGCGTGTGTTGTCAGAACTGGCCGACCTCTTACAGAAGATTCCCAAGGATGGGAAAGTCttgacaaaggaaaatgaaGGGTTTGGTGCTTCGGGGAAAGGCAGCATTGCGTCAACTGGTGTTCTCTGGGCTTCCTGCGACAAGGTCATCAGCCTTGCTAATGGCGGCGTCAGCGGGTTCTTTGTGGAAAAGATGAATGAGTGGAAAGACACTCTCAACGACATcatggaagagatgaaggaatGGGGCGACGAGGAACctgatgaagacgacgacaacgacgacgatgacgaagatgatgttgatgatctTGCAGACCAAGTCGGGTCCACTCACATATCAACGCAAAACATTCTCGACGACCTTATGAACTCACACCGAAGCATCCCCGCCTCCGACCCTGACGGCATCCGTCCCCGTCTCGAATCATCACTCCGCCGCCTGcgcctcgtcatcctcctataccaagccatcaccaagcgCCGCATGAAGAAACTGCCGTCCCTACCGCAGAGCAGCGCTGGCGACAAAGTCCCGCGCCGACTAGATGAGCTTGCTACTCTATTGCAGAAGCTCCCTGATAGTTTTGGGGATTTGGCGTGTGCCTTTTACGAGCTGCGGCCTAGGGAgattgatgatgccatggacCAGTGCTTCCTCGATGCGTTTGCCGTGAGCGAGCTGCTGAGTGAGAGCTGGGACGGCTCAAGAGACGAGTTTACGGAGTGGACAGAGAAGTTTCAGAAGGAGATTAAAAAAGCATAG